Proteins encoded by one window of Phycisphaeraceae bacterium:
- a CDS encoding low molecular weight phosphotyrosine protein phosphatase, protein MSDSHSLLFVCLGNICRSPLAEGIFLHQARERGVLNRFVVDSCGLGSWHAGQRPDPRALAVALRNGVELPSIARQFEPSTDAIRFDLILAMDRANVRGLIERGAARNQVSLMRSFDPTLKDRPQHELEVPDPYYGSDRGFDDVFAMLTRACEGLLDSLCGERI, encoded by the coding sequence GTGAGCGACTCCCACAGCCTTCTGTTCGTGTGTCTAGGCAACATCTGCCGTTCACCTCTGGCGGAAGGCATATTTCTGCATCAGGCACGAGAGCGCGGAGTGCTGAATCGCTTCGTGGTGGATTCGTGCGGCCTCGGATCATGGCATGCGGGCCAGCGCCCGGACCCCCGCGCCCTTGCGGTTGCCCTTCGCAACGGGGTCGAACTCCCGAGCATCGCACGCCAGTTCGAGCCCTCAACCGACGCGATACGTTTCGATCTCATTCTGGCGATGGATCGTGCGAATGTACGCGGTCTCATCGAACGCGGCGCAGCACGCAATCAAGTTTCGCTCATGCGCTCGTTTGACCCAACGCTCAAGGATCGGCCACAGCATGAACTCGAAGTGCCCGACCCGTACTATGGCTCTGATCGAGGGTTCGACGATGTGTTCGCGATGTTGACTCGTGCGTGCGAAGGTCTGCTCGACTCGCTGTGCGGAGAGCGAATCTAG